One Lucilia cuprina isolate Lc7/37 chromosome 4, ASM2204524v1, whole genome shotgun sequence DNA segment encodes these proteins:
- the LOC124419244 gene encoding acylglycerol kinase, mitochondrial-like: MPRSFRRIHKDKPESKIRLVDFKLEMADAMFSYNSKSIPFKKYCEPILHMAGYSVEVIKTKHIGHAKLLMETLHQLPDVVVVAGGDGTSSEVVTGLLRRNEEVCPILFLPLGEKNCTASSLVHNESQGMFGSVKYLSQCVLSLIRCRIQYHPVIKYELIETDKSHEIRKPIFGLFAFSWGLLKDIDINKEKYWYFGALKHHVSVLMTSLSEKFNQNISANLVTTPPCPGCNKCDIQVKNKSWFNASKILNPALPTQQLNQMPKNKFCSKEESYKIDAKQIDITCHKNSDSFFELNTNVIENISSRSDFLRNMIKEMKIQPSISLESRSIELLPIGSEHQTYYIDGEGYDARHIKITFVPNALKLVF, from the exons ATGCCTAGATCCTTTAGAAGAATACACAAAGATAAACCAGAATCTAAAATACGGTTAGTCGATTTCAAATTGGAAATGGCTGATGCAATGTTTTCATATAATAGTAAATCTATTCCA tttaaaaaatattgtgagcCTATTTTGCATATGGCTGGATATTCAGTAGAAGTTATTAAAACGAAACACATAGGACATGCTAAATTGTTAATGGAAACGCTACATCAGTTGCCCGATGTCGTAGTTGTTGCTGGAGGTGATGGTACATCATCAGAAGTTGTAACTGGACTATTAAGAAGAAATGAAGAAGTGTGCCCCATATTATTTTTGCCTTTAGGCGAAAAAAATTGTACTGCTTCTAGCTTGGTACACAATGAATCACAAGGAATGTTTGGCTCTGTTAAATATTTGTCGCAATGTGTGCTTTCTTTAATTCGATGTCGTATACAATACCACCCTGTGATTAAATATGAACTTATTGAGACTGATAAATCTCACGAAATCCGTAAAccaatttttggtttatttgcaTTCTCGTGGGGTTTGTTAAAGGATATAGAcattaataaagaaaagtaCTGGTACTTTGGTGCATTAAAACACCATGTCTCCGTTTTAATGACATCTTTAAGcgaaaaatttaatcaaaacatTTCAGCAAATCTCGTAACCACACCACCATGTCCTGGATGCAATAAATGTGATATACAGGTAAAAAATAAATCCTGGTTTAATGCCTCTAAAATATTGAATCCTGCATTACCCACTCAACAACTAAATCAAATGccgaaaaacaaattttgttcaaaagaaGAATCTTACAAAATTGACGCCAAACAGATTGACATTACATGCCATAAAAACTCCGAttcattttttgaattaaatacaaatgtcATTGAAAATATATCCTCTCGGTCGgactttttaagaaatatgataaaagaaatgaaaatacaaCCTTCAATCTCTCTTGAAAGTCGTTCAATTGAGTTATTACCTATTGGGTCTGAGCATCAAACATATTATATAGATGGTGAAGGCTATGACGCCCGACACATTAAAATCACATTTGTACCAAATGcattaaaacttgttttttaa